One region of Triticum aestivum cultivar Chinese Spring chromosome 6B, IWGSC CS RefSeq v2.1, whole genome shotgun sequence genomic DNA includes:
- the LOC123138345 gene encoding uncharacterized protein, which yields MLIWPDAHGFSYLIHCFRYQTVRYFEHLAAYSIIILYLVHWTKSARRELFSAAPGTGTGKIHHDATNEQDPLLHQIGQKLAALEEPSPPHEALIDSDLGATMNKDEVFDRALPGSDCSADKDMHSSVQDDSGYLLTPGSVGGGCKVRSVLLPDMTRPNIAEALLMVSLPMAAAVLVLLKLSSTSTWD from the exons aTGCTTATCTGGCCAGATGCTCATGGGTTCAGTTACTTGATCCATTGCTTTCGGTATCAAACTGTCCGCTACTTTGAGCATCTGGCTGCATACTCTATTATTATTTTGTATTTGGTGCACTGGACCAAGAGCGCACGGAGGGAGCTCTTCTCCGCCGCGCCTGGGACAGGAACAGGGAAAATCCACCACGATGCCACCAATGAACAAG ATCCCCTTCTACACCAAATCGGACAAAAGCTGGCGGCGCTAGAAGAACCATCTCCCCCTCACGAGGCTCTCATCGACAG CGATCTTGGGGCTACCATGAACAAAGACGAGGTCTTTGACCGAGCCTTGCCTGGATCCGATTGCTCTGCTGACAAAGATATGCATTCGTCTGTGCAG GATGACTCTGGCTACCTCCTGACGCCGGGGTCCGTCGGCGGCGGCTGTAAAGTACGCAGCGTGCTGCTCCCAGACATGACGCGGCCCAACATCGCGGAGGCGCTGCTCATGGTGTCCCTGCCCATGGCAGCCGCCGTCCTCGTCTTGCTGAAGCTCAGCTCCACTTCCACATGGGACTAG